One window of the Lysobacterales bacterium genome contains the following:
- a CDS encoding accessory factor UbiK family protein codes for MIRPEHIEALSQRIGELLPPSVREGGEAFRANLKAAVGAQLGRLDLVTREEFEIQRALLQRSRERLDQLAARVDALEAALARRDGG; via the coding sequence ATGATCCGTCCCGAGCACATCGAAGCCCTGAGCCAGCGCATCGGCGAGCTGCTTCCCCCCTCCGTCCGCGAGGGCGGCGAGGCGTTCCGCGCCAACCTGAAGGCCGCCGTGGGCGCCCAGCTCGGCCGCCTGGACCTGGTCACCCGCGAGGAATTCGAGATCCAGCGCGCCCTGCTGCAGCGCAGCCGGGAGCGCCTGGACCAGCTTGCCGCCCGCGTCGACGCCCTCGAGGCCGCGTTGGCGCGCCGCGACGGCGGCTGA
- the cysD gene encoding sulfate adenylyltransferase subunit CysD, producing MASQGAPSHLDELEAEAIHVLREVAACFRKPVLLYSVGKDSSVLLHLLGKAFAPARPPLPLLHVDTGWKFREMIAFRDRRAAQTGATLLVHTNPDGVARGISPVSHGAAVHTDVMKTQALRQALDRHGFDAAIGGARRDEEASRAKERIFSFRTAQHRWDPKNQRPELWRLYNTRLHPGESVRVFPLSNWTELDVWLYILREAIEVPSLYFARERPVVERDGTLLMVDDARLPLRPGEVPALRRVRFRTLGCYPLTGAIESDAATLEEVIAEMLDATTSERQGRVIDHDPASSMEKKKQEGYF from the coding sequence GTGGCGTCGCAAGGCGCGCCCAGCCACCTGGACGAGCTGGAGGCCGAGGCCATCCACGTGCTGCGCGAGGTGGCCGCCTGCTTCCGCAAGCCGGTGCTGCTGTACTCGGTGGGCAAGGACAGCTCGGTGCTGCTGCACCTGCTCGGCAAGGCGTTCGCGCCGGCGCGGCCGCCGCTGCCGCTGCTGCACGTCGACACCGGCTGGAAGTTCCGCGAGATGATCGCCTTCCGCGACCGCCGCGCCGCGCAGACCGGCGCCACCTTGCTGGTGCACACCAATCCCGACGGCGTGGCGCGCGGCATCTCGCCGGTCAGCCACGGCGCCGCGGTGCACACCGACGTGATGAAGACCCAGGCGCTCAGGCAGGCGCTGGACCGGCACGGCTTCGACGCCGCGATCGGCGGCGCCCGCCGCGATGAGGAGGCCTCGCGCGCCAAGGAGCGCATCTTCAGCTTCCGTACCGCGCAGCACCGCTGGGATCCCAAGAACCAGCGCCCGGAACTCTGGCGGCTCTACAACACCCGCCTGCACCCCGGCGAAAGCGTGCGCGTGTTCCCGCTGTCGAACTGGACCGAGCTGGACGTGTGGCTGTACATCCTGCGCGAAGCGATCGAGGTGCCGTCCCTGTACTTCGCCCGCGAGCGCCCGGTGGTCGAGCGCGATGGCACCTTGCTGATGGTCGACGACGCGCGCCTGCCGCTGCGCCCCGGCGAGGTGCCGGCGCTGCGCCGGGTCCGCTTCCGCACCCTGGGCTGCTACCCCCTCACCGGCGCCATCGAGTCCGACGCCGCCACCCTGGAGGAGGTGATCGCCGAGATGCTGGACGCCACCACCTCCGAACGTCAGGGTCGGGTGATCGACCACGACCCGGCCTCGTCGATGGAGAAGAAGAAGCAGGAGGGCTACTTCTGA
- a CDS encoding DUF2384 domain-containing protein, whose translation MNVASDQFAAFLSTLRDESSRTALSPGRLAEALELPIQKLASLARVHRNTVSLSPTSPKLQEAMGDVVRVLSAAHELSGDLDTALFWFRNQPIPEFNHFTPLQLVEQGKVQALIDYIDSTSSGAAG comes from the coding sequence ATGAACGTCGCCAGCGACCAGTTTGCCGCCTTCCTCTCGACCCTAAGGGATGAATCGTCCCGCACGGCGCTCTCCCCCGGGCGCCTGGCGGAAGCGTTGGAGCTGCCCATCCAGAAGCTGGCCAGCCTGGCGCGGGTCCATCGCAACACGGTCAGCCTCTCCCCTACCTCGCCAAAGCTGCAAGAGGCCATGGGGGACGTTGTTCGCGTGTTGTCGGCCGCCCATGAGCTCAGTGGAGACCTGGACACCGCCCTGTTCTGGTTTCGCAATCAGCCGATCCCCGAGTTCAACCACTTCACGCCGCTGCAGCTGGTCGAGCAGGGCAAGGTGCAGGCGCTCATCGACTACATCGACTCGACCAGCAGCGGTGCTGCAGGGTGA
- the cysN gene encoding sulfate adenylyltransferase subunit CysN, translating to MAAGALAERLRRHEARTRLRFITCGSVDDGKSTLIGRLLHDSRLLHDDQLAALARDSRRHGTQGERIDFALLVDGLAAEREQGITIDVAYRYFATAQRSFIVADCPGHEQYTRNMATGASTADLAVVLVDARKGLLAQTRRHSHIVALLGIRQVLLAVNKMDLVGFGRERFEEIAEAYRALAARLGIDGVQAIPVCALDGDNLCTGSDRMPWYQGPTLLAALEAAPARGLRRDGPLRLPVQWVNRPDPDFRGLAGTVCAGAVAPGDSVVVLPGGRRTRIARVLGPEGEVPVASAGQAVTVVLDDAVDAGRGDLIAAANDPPEVADQFAAHLLWMADKPLYPGRSYWLTLGTRTVTAQVTEIRHRIDIDTGAELAARHLELNAIANVRLSLDQPVPFEPYAADPALGGFILIDREDHGTVAAGMVDFALRRAGNIHWQHLDVDRAARARIKGQQPRVLWFTGLSGAGKSTIANLVEKRLHARGFHTFILDGDNVRHGLNRDLGFTAADRVENIRRVAEVARLMTDAGLIVLVSFISPFRAERRLARERFPDGEFIEVHVKASLATAEARDAKGLYAKARAGLIPNFTGIDSPYEVPEAAELVLDTETETAEDLATRVVDHLLAGMR from the coding sequence ATGGCGGCCGGGGCACTGGCGGAACGGCTGCGCCGGCACGAGGCGCGCACGCGGCTGCGTTTCATCACCTGCGGCAGCGTCGACGACGGCAAGTCGACGCTGATCGGCCGCCTGCTGCACGACAGCCGCCTGCTGCACGACGACCAGCTTGCCGCGCTGGCGCGCGACAGCCGGCGCCACGGAACCCAGGGCGAACGCATCGATTTCGCCTTGCTGGTCGACGGCCTGGCCGCCGAGCGCGAACAGGGCATCACCATCGACGTCGCCTACCGCTATTTCGCCACGGCGCAGCGCAGCTTCATCGTCGCCGACTGCCCTGGCCACGAGCAGTACACCCGCAACATGGCGACCGGGGCGTCCACTGCCGACCTCGCCGTGGTCCTGGTCGACGCCCGCAAGGGCCTGCTCGCGCAGACCCGCCGGCACAGCCATATCGTCGCCCTGCTCGGCATCCGCCAGGTGCTGCTGGCGGTCAACAAGATGGATCTGGTCGGCTTCGGAAGGGAGCGCTTCGAGGAGATCGCCGAGGCCTACCGGGCGCTGGCCGCGCGCCTCGGCATCGACGGCGTGCAGGCGATCCCGGTCTGCGCGCTGGATGGCGACAACCTGTGCACCGGCTCGGACCGGATGCCCTGGTACCAGGGTCCGACCCTGCTCGCTGCGCTGGAGGCCGCCCCGGCCCGGGGCCTGCGCCGCGATGGGCCGCTGCGCCTGCCGGTGCAGTGGGTGAACCGCCCCGACCCGGACTTCCGGGGCCTGGCCGGCACCGTGTGCGCCGGCGCCGTCGCGCCGGGCGATTCGGTGGTGGTGCTGCCCGGCGGCCGCCGGACCCGGATCGCCCGGGTCCTGGGGCCGGAGGGCGAGGTGCCCGTGGCAAGCGCCGGCCAGGCGGTCACCGTGGTGCTGGACGACGCGGTCGACGCCGGCCGCGGCGACCTGATCGCCGCGGCGAACGATCCGCCCGAGGTCGCCGACCAGTTCGCCGCCCACCTGCTGTGGATGGCCGACAAGCCCCTGTATCCCGGTCGCTCCTACTGGCTGACCCTGGGCACCCGCACGGTCACCGCCCAGGTCACCGAGATCCGCCACCGCATCGACATCGACACCGGCGCCGAACTGGCCGCGCGGCATCTGGAGCTCAATGCCATCGCCAACGTCCGCCTGAGCCTGGACCAGCCGGTGCCGTTCGAGCCCTATGCCGCCGACCCGGCGCTGGGCGGCTTCATCCTGATCGACCGCGAGGACCACGGCACGGTCGCCGCCGGCATGGTCGACTTCGCGCTGCGCCGCGCCGGCAACATCCACTGGCAGCACCTGGATGTCGACCGCGCCGCGCGCGCCCGCATCAAGGGGCAGCAGCCGCGCGTGCTGTGGTTCACCGGCCTGTCCGGCGCCGGCAAGTCGACGATCGCCAACCTGGTCGAGAAGCGCCTGCACGCGCGCGGCTTCCACACCTTCATCCTGGACGGCGACAACGTCCGGCACGGGCTCAACCGCGACCTCGGGTTCACCGCCGCCGACCGCGTCGAGAACATCCGCCGGGTCGCCGAGGTGGCGCGGCTGATGACCGATGCCGGGCTGATCGTGCTGGTCAGCTTCATCTCGCCGTTCCGCGCCGAGCGCCGCCTGGCGCGCGAGCGCTTCCCGGACGGCGAGTTCATCGAGGTCCACGTCAAGGCGTCGCTGGCGACCGCCGAGGCACGCGACGCCAAGGGCCTGTACGCCAAGGCGCGCGCCGGGCTGATCCCCAACTTCACCGGCATCGATTCACCCTACGAGGTGCCCGAGGCCGCCGAGCTGGTGCTCGACACCGAGACCGAGACGGCCGAGGACCTGGCGACACGGGTGGTCGACCACCTGCTCGCCGGCATGCGCTGA
- a CDS encoding toll/interleukin-1 receptor domain-containing protein, translating to MLRIEFNGKPFDPDAFEDALMASALEAVKEQIREKIGGIRDPQTGEFPTVVIRATSLEDVQLHIEGSDALIARVREALGVNDDDGQPVEGGPTVTSPDLDQPRTPKVFLSYASEDRDLASQLAHALIRNGIDTWWDRWEIHAGDSLRQKIDTGLEDCTHFLVLLTPTSLSKPWVNQEMDAGLVRMLSERIGFLPVRYGLAASALPPLLRGRYSPEIRDLETDLHQLIHDIHGVTRKPPIGPPPPTASLARKSGASPAAVALARAFVEHTKTATQLDPQFTKSQLQALTGLSKEDLADAIYELRGVVKVHEYSDGGFVVAEPELYADFDTLWKPWNPAEDALRLAADLHNDPDFPITPAEIAGRYDYSPRRLNPALAYLIARDLVGVLVGIGDPDYLCHRVTATDATRRFIKSRSAG from the coding sequence ATGTTGCGAATTGAGTTCAATGGCAAGCCGTTCGACCCAGACGCCTTTGAAGATGCGCTTATGGCCTCGGCACTGGAGGCGGTGAAAGAGCAGATTCGAGAGAAGATCGGCGGAATCCGCGACCCCCAGACGGGCGAGTTCCCGACCGTCGTCATTCGGGCAACCTCGCTCGAAGACGTGCAGTTGCACATCGAAGGCTCTGATGCCTTGATCGCTCGCGTGCGCGAGGCGCTTGGTGTCAACGACGACGATGGGCAGCCTGTCGAAGGAGGCCCTACGGTCACCTCGCCGGACCTGGATCAGCCCCGGACACCCAAGGTCTTCCTGAGCTACGCGAGCGAGGATCGCGACCTTGCTAGCCAGCTTGCGCATGCACTCATCCGCAACGGGATCGACACGTGGTGGGATCGCTGGGAGATTCACGCAGGAGACAGCCTGCGACAGAAGATCGATACGGGTCTGGAGGACTGCACCCACTTTCTGGTGCTTCTGACCCCGACCTCCCTCTCGAAGCCCTGGGTCAATCAAGAAATGGACGCCGGGTTGGTTCGGATGTTGAGCGAGCGCATCGGCTTTCTGCCGGTGCGTTACGGTCTCGCCGCGAGCGCACTGCCTCCCTTGCTTCGTGGCAGGTACTCGCCGGAGATCCGCGATCTCGAAACCGACCTGCACCAGCTCATCCACGACATCCACGGTGTCACTCGAAAGCCTCCGATCGGCCCACCCCCACCGACCGCGTCGCTGGCGAGGAAGTCCGGCGCATCACCGGCAGCGGTCGCTCTTGCACGCGCCTTCGTTGAGCACACGAAGACCGCAACGCAGCTCGACCCTCAGTTCACCAAAAGCCAGCTTCAAGCGCTGACGGGACTTTCGAAGGAAGACCTGGCCGACGCCATCTACGAGCTCCGAGGCGTGGTGAAAGTGCACGAGTACTCTGACGGCGGATTCGTGGTGGCCGAACCTGAGCTATACGCTGACTTCGACACCCTGTGGAAGCCTTGGAATCCTGCGGAGGACGCGCTCCGGCTCGCCGCCGACCTTCACAACGACCCTGACTTCCCTATAACGCCCGCTGAGATCGCAGGGCGCTACGACTATTCACCGCGACGACTCAACCCTGCACTGGCCTATTTGATTGCTCGCGATCTGGTGGGGGTCCTGGTCGGGATCGGGGACCCCGACTACCTGTGCCACCGCGTGACCGCCACCGACGCAACGCGGCGATTCATCAAATCACGTAGCGCCGGGTAA
- a CDS encoding P-II family nitrogen regulator codes for MKMVTAVIKPFKLDDVREALSEIGVQGITVSEVKGFGRQKGHTELYRGAEYVIDFLPKIKLEIAVTDELAERVVETIAAAARTGKIGDGKIFVTTLEQVLRIRTGELDGDAL; via the coding sequence ATGAAGATGGTGACCGCGGTGATCAAGCCGTTCAAGCTCGACGACGTGCGCGAGGCGCTTTCGGAGATCGGCGTGCAGGGCATCACGGTGAGCGAGGTCAAGGGCTTCGGCCGGCAGAAGGGCCACACCGAGCTGTACCGCGGTGCCGAGTACGTGATCGATTTCCTGCCCAAGATCAAGCTGGAGATCGCGGTCACCGACGAGCTCGCCGAGCGGGTGGTCGAGACCATCGCCGCCGCCGCGCGCACGGGCAAGATCGGCGACGGCAAGATCTTCGTGACGACGCTGGAACAGGTGCTGCGCATCCGCACCGGCGAGCTGGACGGCGACGCGCTGTGA
- a CDS encoding ATP-binding protein — MGLAVVSSRAQLGVQAPEVAVEVNLGGGLPNVQIVGMAETAVKEARDRVRAALQNAGFRFPDGRLTVNLAPADLPKDGCRFDLAIALGILAASGQIPAARLAGMEFLGELALSGALRPVHGVLPAAIRCGQAGRALVVPAGNAAEAALAPGARALAADSLLAVCRFLREGQGLAEAVAEGVGDTQAANLVGTDLAEVRGQARARRALEVAAAGGHNLLMIGPPGSGKTLLATCLPGILPPLSTERALEAAAIASIAGLPPRLGAAFHEPPFRSPHHTASAVALVGGGCEFQSITRLSSH, encoded by the coding sequence GTGGGCCTGGCCGTCGTCTCCAGCCGCGCCCAGCTCGGGGTGCAGGCGCCGGAGGTGGCGGTCGAGGTGAACCTCGGCGGCGGCCTGCCGAACGTGCAGATCGTCGGCATGGCGGAGACCGCGGTGAAGGAGGCACGCGATCGCGTCCGTGCCGCCCTGCAGAATGCCGGTTTCCGCTTCCCGGACGGCCGCCTGACCGTCAATCTGGCGCCCGCCGACCTGCCCAAGGACGGCTGCCGCTTCGATCTGGCGATCGCACTGGGCATCCTGGCCGCCAGTGGCCAGATCCCGGCCGCCCGCCTCGCGGGCATGGAGTTCCTGGGCGAGCTGGCGCTTTCCGGCGCCCTGCGCCCGGTACACGGCGTCCTGCCGGCGGCGATCCGCTGCGGCCAGGCCGGGCGCGCCCTGGTGGTGCCGGCCGGCAACGCCGCAGAAGCGGCGCTTGCGCCGGGCGCGCGGGCCCTGGCCGCAGACAGCCTGCTAGCGGTGTGCCGGTTCCTGCGCGAGGGCCAGGGCCTGGCCGAGGCGGTCGCGGAAGGGGTTGGCGATACGCAGGCGGCGAACCTGGTGGGCACCGACCTGGCGGAGGTGCGCGGCCAGGCGCGTGCCCGTCGCGCCCTGGAGGTGGCGGCGGCAGGGGGACACAACCTGCTGATGATCGGGCCGCCCGGCAGCGGCAAGACCCTGCTGGCGACCTGCCTGCCCGGCATCCTTCCGCCGCTGTCGACGGAACGGGCGCTGGAGGCGGCGGCGATCGCCTCGATCGCCGGACTTCCGCCGCGTCTCGGCGCCGCATTCCATGAGCCGCCCTTCCGTTCCCCGCACCACACCGCCTCGGCGGTCGCCCTGGTCGGCGGCGGCTGTGAATTCCAGTCAATTACGCGACTTTCCAGCCATTAA
- a CDS encoding RES domain-containing protein translates to MTHLTGPAHFYRAHAPEWASQPLSGAGAAKVGGRLNRKGMPRLYLSDSIETAIPEYQQFSPLIPPLTLVTYEVVRGTRRRLQPWFRPRALDSPVGGPDVRLAVARLFRGQRSSKLGHS, encoded by the coding sequence CTGACCCACCTCACCGGCCCGGCGCATTTCTACCGCGCCCATGCTCCGGAGTGGGCCAGCCAGCCGTTGAGCGGGGCCGGCGCAGCCAAGGTCGGGGGCCGACTGAACCGCAAGGGCATGCCCCGCCTCTACCTTTCCGACTCGATCGAAACCGCGATCCCAGAGTACCAGCAGTTTTCGCCCCTGATTCCGCCCTTGACGCTCGTGACGTATGAGGTAGTGCGGGGGACCCGTCGTCGACTTCAGCCGTGGTTTCGACCCCGCGCATTGGACAGCCCTGTGGGAGGGCCTGATGTGCGATTGGCGGTGGCTCGCCTTTTTCGAGGGCAGCGATCCTCCAAGCTGGGACACAGCTGA